From a region of the Castanea sativa cultivar Marrone di Chiusa Pesio chromosome 10, ASM4071231v1 genome:
- the LOC142611619 gene encoding replication protein A 70 kDa DNA-binding subunit A, translating into MAVNLTEGAIMKMCRGELKAEDEGVKPILQVIEVMQVVTKAQQQPTSSSTERYRVVLSDGTHQQQGMLATQKNHFVKDGKLQKGSIVRLTHFVCNEVQRRMIIIIVDLDLIIEKSDLIGEPVPVAKPVVVQSPAGQPGTGTGNPQSFPGSSPVGGLVNKPNAAGASMEPPRINQSYGSAYSHNSDSGRYAAPTVPAAYPKTESSAGYPGSVSLGGSYGEQSFRNPRSEASRPPLNTSARQPQPVYQQPSSMYTNRGPIARNEAPPRIIPIAALNPYQGRWTIKARVTAKGELKHYNNPRGDGKVFNFDLLDSDGGEIRVTCFNAVADQFFNQIEAGKVYQISKGSLRPAQKAYNHLPNDQEIFLESTSIVQPCFDDDSSIPLQHFHFRHISDIEGMDNNSIMDIIGIVTFIGPPASIMRKNGTETQRRILHLKDMSGRSVELTLWGNFCNAEGQSLQNMCDSGLFPVLAVKAGRVNDFNGKSLGTISTSQLFIEPNYPEAHSLRRWFDEEGRNIPSVSISREVSVGRTDIRKTISQIKDERLGTSEKPDWITVSATIAFIKVDNFCYTACPIMIGDRQCNKKVSNNGDGKWRCDRCDQSIEECDYRYILQCQIQDHTGITWVTVFQECGEEIMGIPAKQLYFLKYEEQDDDKFGEILRKVLFTKYIFKLKIKEETFSDEQRVKSTVVKADKVNFSSESRFLLDLMEKLKAGNYSSIASKAESITPNPGLNNTSVGNIGNRQPTPPVVNYTGNSINSGKEFGAPLHQVGQHGNQYNSYAMAATGTPGSYLQCNSCGGAGHSSANCPSIMNGPGQSMGGGYANRVSSGPSVGGSSGECFKCHQPGHWARDCPGLSTVPPAYGSSGVMPGRYGGVSKQQFGGY; encoded by the exons ATGGCGGTGAATCTGACGGAAGGAGCGAtaatgaagatgtgcagaggGGAATTGAAGGCGGAAGACGAAGGGGTGAAGCCAATACTACAAGTGATAGAAGTGATGCAAGTGGTGACCAAAGCCCAACAGCAGCCCACCAGTAGCAGTACGGAGCGGTATAGGGTCGTTCTCTCCGATGGGACCCACCAGCAACAGGGAATGTTAGCCACTCAGAAAAACCATTTCGTCAAGGATGGCAAGTTGCAGAAAGGCTCCATCGTTCGCTTGACCCACTTCGTCTGTAACGAAGTCCAAAGACGCAT GATTATTATCATTGTTGATTTGGATTTGATAATTGAGAAAAGTGATCTCATTGGAGAACCTGTACCAGTGGCAAAACCTGTGGTTGTACAGTCCCCAGCTGGCCAACCAGGGACAGGAACTGGGAATCCCCAATCATTTCCTGGAAGTTCACCTGTTGGTGGTCTGGTTAATAAACCGAATGCAGCTGGAGCATCTATGGAGCCTCCTAGAATAAATCAATCATATGGCAGTGCTTATTCTCATAATTCTGACTCAGGGAGATATGCTGCACCAACTGTGCCTGCTGCTTACCCTAAGACAGAGTCTAGTGCTGGATATCCTGGATCAGTGTCGTTAGGTGGTTCATATGGTGAGCAGAGTTTCCGCAACCCTAGATCAGAAGCTTCGCGGCCACCTCTAAATACCTCTGCCCGCCAACCTCAGCCTGTGTATCAACAACCATCTTCAATGTACACTAACAGAGGACCAATAGCTAGAAATGAAGCTCCCCCTAGGATAATTCCCATTGCTGCTCTGAATCCATACCAGGGTAGGTGGACAATTAAGGCTAGAGTTACAGCAAAAGGAGAACTTAAGCACTACAATAATCCCCGCGGTGATGGTAAAGTATTCAATTTTGATCTTCTTGATTCTGACGGTGGAGAAATTCGGGTAACTTGCTTTAATGCTGTGGCTGATCAATTCTTCAACCAGATTGAAGCTGGTAAGGTTTATCAGATTTCCAAGGGAAGCTTAAGACCTGCTCAAAAGGCTTATAACCACCTCCCAAATGACCAGGAAATTTTCTTAGAGAGCACGTCAATAGTACAGCCTTGCTTTGACGACGACAGCTCAATTCCACTGCAGCACTTTCACTTCCGTCATATAAGCGATATTGAAGGCATGGACAACAACAGCATTATGGACATTATTGGTATTGTAACTTTTATCGGTCCCCCTGCTTCAATAATGAGAAAAAATGGTACTGAAACTCAGCGGAGAATCCTACACTTGAAGGACATGTCTGGCCGGAGTGTTGAATTAACTCTGTGGGGAAACTTTTGCAATGCAGAAGGACAGAGTCTTCAAAATATGTGTGATTCGGGGCTTTTCCCTGTTCTAGCTGTGAAAGCAGGTAGAGTAAATGACTTCAATGGGAAGTCATTGGGTACTATCTCTACCAGTCAACTATTTATTGAGCCAAATTATCCAGAAGCTCACAGCCTGAGAAGATGGTTTGATGAGGAAGGAAGGAACATCCCATCTGTCTCAATTTCCAGGGAAGTTAGTGTGGGTAGGACAGATATTCGAAAGACAATATCGCAAATTAAGGACGAGAGGCTAGGAACATCCGAGAAGCCAGATTGGATCACTGTCAGTGCAACCATTGCATTCATAAAGGTTGACAATTTCTGCTACACAGCTTGTCCTATCATGATTGGTGATCGACAATGCAACAAAAAGGTTTCAAATAATGGGGATGGGAAATGGCGGTGTGATAGGTGTGATCAGTCAATTGAGGAATGTGACTACAGGTATATACTCCAGTGCCAGATACAAGACCATACTGGCATAACATGGGTAACCGTATTTCAGGAATGTGGCGAGGAGATCATGGGTATTCCCGCAAAACAATTGTATTTTCTGAAGTATGAAGAGCAAGATGATGATAAATTTGGAGAAATCCTTCGTAAGGTTctttttactaaatatatattcaaGTTGAAAATAAAGGAGGAGACATTTAGCGATGAACAACGTGTAAAGTCAACAGTGGTCAAAGCAGATAAGGTGAATTTTTCATCTGAATCCAGATTTCTTTTGGATTTGATGGAAAAGCTGAAAGCAGGGAATTATAGTTCTATTGCTTCAAAGGCTGAAAGTATCACTCCTAACCCTGGATTGAATAATACTTCAGTTGGGAATATTGGAAATAGGCAACCAACGCCACCAGTGGTGAACTATACTGGGAACAGTATCAATTCTGGTAAAGAGTTTGGTGCACCATTGCATCAAGTTGGTCAGCATGGAAATCAGTATAATAGTTATGCCATGGCTGCAACTGGCACTCCTGGTTCATATCTACAATGCAACAGTTGTGGGGGTGCTGGTCATAGCTCTGCAAATTGTCCTAGTATTATGAATGGTCCTGGACAGTCCATGGGAGGGGGCTATGCTAATAGAGTTTCTTCTGGGCCAAGTGTTGGTGGAAGCTCTGGTGAATGCTTTAAATGCCATCAACCTGGGCATTGGGCAAGAGATTGTCCGGGGTTGAGCACTGTTCCTCCAGCTTATGGAAGCAGTGGCGTTATGCCCGGAAGATATGGGGGTGTTTCAAAGCAACAATTTGGTGGCTATTGA